A DNA window from Thermococcus sp. 4557 contains the following coding sequences:
- a CDS encoding nucleotidyltransferase domain-containing protein has translation MPVLQREELEKILNEVKSRLQEILGDDLAEVILFGSYARGEAREDSDVDVLVVVRRRLTIDEHDRLNEVTEKYIMERGLVISLIVYPVSPGMEHDPLIQNVHVEGIKV, from the coding sequence ATGCCGGTGCTCCAGAGGGAGGAACTCGAAAAAATCCTCAACGAGGTAAAGTCTAGGCTCCAGGAGATTCTGGGCGATGACTTGGCCGAGGTCATCCTCTTCGGCTCCTACGCGAGGGGGGAGGCGAGGGAAGACAGCGATGTGGATGTGCTGGTCGTGGTTAGGAGAAGGCTGACAATCGATGAACACGACAGGCTTAACGAGGTCACGGAGAAGTACATCATGGAGAGGGGACTCGTTATTTCGCTCATCGTTTATCCAGTCAGTCCGGGAATGGAGCACGACCCGCTGATTCAGAACGTCCACGTGGAGGGTATTAAGGTATGA
- a CDS encoding HEPN domain-containing protein, whose product MNKYEEMLKKARESIEAAKTLLERGFYGFALSRAYYTMFYCAEAILLTKDISVSKHSALIALFGREFVKTGKVPHRFFTHLRTAFNLRQTADYSFVVDITEEEARENIRRAEEFLEFTRHYLSSKGFLEE is encoded by the coding sequence ATGAACAAATACGAAGAGATGCTAAAAAAAGCTCGGGAGAGCATTGAAGCGGCTAAAACCCTGCTGGAACGGGGTTTCTATGGGTTTGCCCTCTCAAGAGCATACTACACAATGTTCTACTGTGCGGAGGCCATTCTGCTGACAAAAGACATCAGTGTTTCAAAGCATTCCGCCCTCATAGCCCTCTTCGGAAGGGAGTTCGTCAAGACGGGAAAAGTTCCTCACAGGTTTTTCACCCATCTGCGGACGGCATTTAACCTTAGGCAGACGGCCGATTACTCCTTCGTGGTTGATATAACCGAGGAAGAGGCGCGCGAGAACATAAGGCGCGCCGAAGAATTCCTCGAATTTACGAGGCACTACCTCTCATCCAAGGGATTTTTGGAGGAATGA
- the hypE gene encoding hydrogenase expression/formation protein HypE, with the protein MIEKIKLEHGAGGEIMEELLRDVVLKSLSLKSAGGIGLDALDDGAAIPFGDKHLVFTIDGHTVKPLFFPGGDIGRLAVSGTVNDLAVMGAKPLALANSMIIGEGFDGEDLKRILRSMDETAKEVPVPIVTGDTKVVEDGIGIFVITAGIGIAERPVSDAGAKVGDVVLVSGTIGDHGIALMSHREGIAFETELKSDVAPIWEVVEAVAKAIGWENIHAMKDPTRGGLSNALNEMARKANVGILIWEADVPVRPEVRAASDMLGISPFDVANEGKVIMVVPREHAEEALEAMRSTEKGKNAAIIGDVIEDYRGKVLVETGIGGKRFLEPPAGDPVPRVC; encoded by the coding sequence ATGATTGAGAAGATAAAGCTCGAACACGGGGCAGGCGGAGAGATAATGGAGGAGCTCCTAAGGGACGTCGTACTGAAGAGCCTGAGCCTGAAATCTGCCGGTGGAATCGGACTGGATGCCCTCGACGACGGGGCGGCGATACCATTCGGCGATAAGCACCTCGTCTTCACGATAGACGGCCACACGGTCAAGCCACTCTTCTTCCCGGGTGGAGACATAGGACGCTTGGCGGTAAGCGGGACTGTCAACGACCTGGCGGTGATGGGGGCCAAGCCCTTAGCTTTGGCCAACTCCATGATAATTGGAGAAGGCTTCGACGGTGAGGACCTGAAGAGAATCCTCCGCTCGATGGACGAGACTGCCAAAGAGGTGCCGGTTCCCATCGTCACCGGCGACACCAAGGTTGTTGAGGACGGTATAGGCATCTTCGTCATAACCGCTGGAATAGGAATCGCGGAGAGGCCTGTAAGCGACGCCGGAGCGAAGGTAGGCGACGTTGTTCTGGTCAGCGGAACGATAGGCGACCACGGGATAGCGCTGATGAGCCACCGCGAGGGAATAGCCTTCGAGACCGAGCTGAAGAGCGACGTTGCCCCGATATGGGAGGTCGTCGAGGCGGTGGCTAAAGCGATAGGCTGGGAGAACATACATGCCATGAAGGACCCAACCAGGGGCGGCCTAAGCAACGCCCTTAACGAGATGGCGAGGAAGGCCAACGTTGGAATACTCATATGGGAGGCCGACGTGCCCGTGAGGCCGGAGGTCAGGGCGGCGAGCGACATGCTGGGCATAAGCCCCTTCGACGTCGCCAACGAGGGCAAGGTTATTATGGTCGTTCCAAGGGAGCACGCGGAGGAGGCGCTGGAAGCCATGAGGAGCACTGAGAAGGGAAAGAACGCGGCGATAATCGGCGACGTCATAGAGGACTACAGGGGCAAGGTTCTCGTGGAGACGGGCATAGGCGGAAAGCGCTTCCTTGAGCCTCCAGCCGGAGACCCGGTTCCGAGGGTCTGCTGA
- a CDS encoding cysteine desulfurase translates to MRIPEDVRKDIPLTEEVIYFDNTATSLTPRPVIEAMDEYYLKYRANVHRGIHRLSQMATHKYEESRKVVADFLNAEFEEIVFTKNTSESLNLVALGLEHLFKPGDKIVTTPYEHHSDLLPWQRLAKKLGLKLEFIEGDDEGNLDLSDAEKKIKDAKLVAVQHVSNALGVIHEVEELGKMAKEAGAIFVVDAAQSAGHMEVDVKKLHADFLGLSGHKGPMGPTGIGVLYINEEFFETFEPPLIGGGTIEDVSLDGYKLTEPPERFEAGTPNIGGAIGLAAGIKYIEKIGIDRIERQEHKLVKRITEGLDELEVPWYGPRNLKKHAGVVSFNVPPLHPHDVAAILDEHGIMVRSGHHCALPVMKKLGINGTVRASFHVYNSVKEVETFLGVMEELVKSLRG, encoded by the coding sequence ATGAGGATTCCGGAGGACGTTAGAAAGGACATTCCGCTGACCGAGGAGGTCATATACTTCGACAACACGGCCACTTCGCTCACGCCAAGGCCGGTTATAGAGGCGATGGACGAGTACTACCTCAAGTACCGCGCCAACGTTCACAGGGGAATACACAGGCTCTCTCAAATGGCCACTCACAAGTACGAGGAGAGCAGGAAAGTAGTTGCCGACTTCCTCAACGCGGAGTTCGAGGAGATAGTCTTCACCAAGAACACGAGCGAGAGCCTCAATTTAGTTGCTCTCGGCCTCGAACATCTCTTCAAACCCGGCGACAAGATAGTGACGACTCCCTACGAGCACCACTCGGATTTGCTCCCATGGCAGAGGCTGGCCAAAAAGCTCGGCCTCAAGTTAGAGTTCATAGAGGGCGACGACGAGGGCAACCTCGACCTGAGCGACGCTGAGAAGAAGATTAAAGACGCGAAGCTCGTCGCTGTTCAGCACGTCTCCAACGCCCTCGGCGTTATCCACGAGGTCGAGGAGCTTGGCAAGATGGCGAAGGAAGCAGGGGCGATATTCGTCGTTGATGCCGCCCAGAGCGCCGGCCACATGGAAGTGGACGTGAAGAAACTCCACGCGGACTTCCTGGGACTTTCCGGCCACAAGGGGCCGATGGGGCCGACTGGAATAGGCGTCCTCTACATCAACGAGGAGTTTTTTGAAACCTTTGAGCCTCCGCTGATAGGCGGGGGGACGATAGAGGACGTCAGTCTGGATGGTTACAAGCTGACCGAGCCGCCCGAGCGCTTTGAGGCTGGAACGCCGAACATAGGCGGTGCCATAGGCCTCGCCGCTGGAATAAAGTACATCGAGAAAATCGGGATAGACAGAATCGAGAGACAGGAGCACAAGCTGGTCAAGAGAATAACGGAGGGACTCGACGAGCTCGAAGTGCCCTGGTACGGGCCGAGGAACCTGAAGAAGCACGCCGGTGTCGTCAGCTTCAACGTTCCACCGCTCCACCCCCACGACGTCGCGGCGATACTTGACGAGCACGGCATCATGGTGAGGAGCGGTCACCACTGTGCTTTACCGGTGATGAAGAAGCTCGGGATAAACGGCACGGTTAGAGCCTCGTTCCACGTCTACAACAGCGTGAAAGAGGTCGAGACTTTCCTCGGGGTCATGGAGGAGCTGGTAAAAAGTTTGAGGGGCTAG
- a CDS encoding ATP-NAD kinase family protein yields the protein MRVGLIINPIAGMGGKVALKGTDGVVEEAVKRGARPIAQDLVRLFLSELSQYEEVEKVKFLTGPGPLGENVLREFNFPYEVIRHREIGFREVEGIELPDTTPEDTKELARRMIGKVELLLFAGGDGTARDVVEAVDERLPILGIPTGVKMYSGVFATSPEDAAKLLVEFLRGRAGLEEREVRDIDEEAYRHDEVKARTYGKALVPVVETLVQGSKEGIPLDEEAELEAIAETVAEEILENDGVYFLGSGSTIKRIKDLLGIDGTLLGVDVVEVKDGGARLLVKDATEKDLLRFVDRNPKIVVTVIGGLNFLFGRGNQQFSAEVLRGVPKENILVVATPSKIAGGVVRVYTGDSEVDERLRGYIRVRLSPWMERMVKVV from the coding sequence ATGCGCGTTGGACTGATAATCAACCCCATAGCTGGAATGGGAGGTAAGGTGGCCCTAAAGGGGACCGATGGTGTCGTTGAGGAGGCCGTGAAGCGGGGGGCGAGGCCGATAGCTCAAGACCTCGTGAGGCTCTTCCTCAGCGAGCTGAGCCAATACGAAGAGGTGGAGAAAGTAAAGTTCCTCACCGGCCCGGGGCCGCTCGGGGAGAACGTCCTCAGGGAGTTCAATTTTCCCTACGAGGTTATCAGGCACAGGGAGATAGGCTTTCGGGAAGTTGAGGGGATTGAGCTTCCCGACACCACCCCCGAGGACACGAAGGAGCTCGCGAGGAGAATGATCGGAAAGGTCGAGCTACTCCTCTTTGCCGGCGGCGATGGAACCGCCAGGGACGTTGTTGAGGCCGTTGATGAGAGGCTCCCAATCCTCGGTATCCCCACCGGCGTCAAGATGTACTCCGGGGTTTTTGCAACATCACCCGAGGACGCGGCGAAGCTCCTCGTAGAGTTCCTCAGGGGAAGGGCGGGGCTTGAGGAGAGGGAAGTCAGGGACATAGACGAGGAAGCCTACAGGCACGACGAGGTTAAGGCCAGAACCTACGGAAAGGCCCTCGTTCCGGTCGTTGAGACCCTCGTCCAGGGGAGTAAGGAGGGAATCCCCCTCGATGAAGAGGCGGAGCTTGAGGCGATAGCTGAAACCGTTGCAGAGGAGATACTTGAGAACGACGGCGTTTACTTCCTCGGCTCCGGCTCGACGATAAAGAGAATAAAGGACTTGCTTGGAATAGATGGGACTCTCCTCGGCGTTGACGTGGTCGAGGTTAAAGATGGGGGGGCCAGACTCCTAGTGAAGGACGCAACAGAGAAAGACCTCCTCAGGTTTGTTGACAGGAACCCCAAAATCGTCGTTACGGTCATCGGGGGCCTCAACTTCCTCTTTGGCAGGGGAAACCAGCAGTTCTCGGCGGAGGTCCTGAGGGGGGTTCCGAAGGAGAACATCCTCGTGGTCGCGACTCCCTCAAAGATAGCCGGCGGCGTTGTCAGGGTCTACACCGGGGACAGCGAGGTCGATGAAAGGCTGAGGGGCTACATACGGGTGAGGCTGAGCCCCTGGATGGAGAGGATGGTGAAGGTCGTTTAG
- a CDS encoding potassium channel family protein, translating into MCEYVYENGRKCRLKPVEGSAYCPLHIPYDEGEKLLGDEIKRLKEEAFLKRLRAGQTYFEGVYLYDVKISDFKAEKPIVFKNSQVRTILFDGVNVPGVTFYNSTVGRLVVFESELGTFTVHGSHVFGLNLLRVGFSNSVYIRNSSVRYVMINSTEYTGRGEEGEKEYGERRTATGRIELSDLSDVRRIGINVRYPLLRKILEEHGIKPSESHERAVKVTALVLRDIGFDQSARFKREVRLSIRRFHGNLVLENLNVFGHAEILGSWLRNPEFVHMRVMGNLIFRKVSFHGDFAWNSTVLPNIPVELNVEGFVEVEDCKFKSHRAAEVLYRLARISWERNGDFERADRYYYLEMVAKRNSRLSGRRKGIKRLFMRMEALFEWLFADLTCKYGTDWKRPILIWLGAVNVFFPILFFLTRSVEGISGAMGFLDYEYFSVVTATTLGYGDYHPIGVGRIIASVEALFGMFMWAVFLTVFARKYMR; encoded by the coding sequence ATGTGCGAGTACGTCTATGAAAACGGAAGGAAGTGCAGGCTGAAGCCCGTCGAGGGCTCCGCCTACTGCCCCCTCCATATCCCCTACGACGAGGGCGAGAAGCTTTTGGGGGATGAGATAAAGAGGTTGAAGGAGGAGGCTTTTCTCAAGAGGCTTAGGGCGGGCCAGACCTATTTTGAGGGTGTTTACCTCTACGACGTCAAAATAAGCGATTTCAAAGCCGAGAAGCCGATAGTCTTTAAAAACTCCCAGGTCAGGACAATACTCTTCGATGGGGTTAACGTGCCGGGTGTAACATTCTACAACTCCACGGTGGGCAGGCTGGTCGTCTTTGAGAGTGAGCTGGGAACGTTCACCGTTCACGGCTCTCACGTTTTCGGCCTGAACCTGCTCCGCGTGGGGTTCTCCAATTCGGTCTACATCAGGAATTCGAGCGTTCGCTACGTCATGATAAACTCAACCGAGTACACCGGCAGGGGGGAGGAGGGCGAGAAGGAGTACGGGGAGCGCAGAACTGCCACCGGGAGGATAGAGCTGAGCGACCTGAGTGATGTTAGGAGGATCGGAATAAACGTCCGCTACCCCCTCCTGCGAAAAATCCTCGAGGAGCATGGAATAAAGCCATCCGAATCGCACGAGAGGGCCGTTAAGGTCACCGCCCTCGTCCTCCGGGACATAGGCTTCGACCAGTCGGCGCGCTTCAAGAGGGAGGTCAGGCTCAGCATAAGGCGGTTCCACGGCAACCTCGTGCTCGAGAACCTCAACGTCTTCGGTCACGCCGAAATTCTGGGAAGCTGGCTCAGGAATCCCGAGTTCGTGCACATGAGGGTCATGGGCAACCTGATATTCCGGAAGGTGTCTTTCCACGGCGACTTTGCCTGGAACTCCACGGTTCTGCCCAATATCCCGGTGGAACTCAACGTCGAGGGCTTCGTTGAGGTCGAGGACTGCAAGTTCAAGAGCCACCGCGCGGCAGAGGTGCTCTACCGCCTCGCCAGGATAAGCTGGGAGCGGAACGGGGACTTCGAGAGGGCCGACCGCTACTACTACCTGGAGATGGTGGCCAAGAGGAACTCCCGGCTGAGCGGCAGGAGGAAGGGGATTAAGAGGCTCTTCATGAGGATGGAAGCACTCTTCGAGTGGCTCTTCGCGGATTTGACCTGCAAGTACGGCACCGACTGGAAGAGGCCCATACTCATATGGCTCGGCGCGGTCAACGTTTTCTTCCCAATCCTGTTCTTTCTGACGCGGAGCGTCGAGGGCATCTCCGGAGCTATGGGCTTTCTCGACTACGAGTACTTCAGCGTTGTTACCGCAACGACCTTGGGATACGGGGATTATCATCCCATTGGAGTGGGGAGGATCATAGCCTCGGTCGAGGCCCTGTTTGGCATGTTCATGTGGGCGGTCTTCCTGACGGTGTTCGCGAGGAAATACATGAGGTGA
- a CDS encoding radical SAM protein: MIAFGPVPSRRLGKSLGINNIPDKVCSYACVYCQIGRTLRMEVERRAFYEPELIFEEVSRKVEEAEAAGERIDYITFVPDGEPTLDVNLSREVEMLKTLGLPLAILTNSSLIWREDVREELFEFDFVSLKLDAVSDSFWRRVDRPHRSLSLEKILDGMLTFADGFGGKLVTETMLINVDYGGELEKIADFLAELGPDKAYIGIPTRPPAEPWVEPASEETIHLAYQLFSERLGGDRVEYLIGYEGNAFASTGNVEEDLLSITAVHPMREEAVRELLRKAGADWDVVEGLIRDGKLIELEYGGRRFYMRALPSRRKP; this comes from the coding sequence ATGATAGCCTTCGGTCCGGTTCCATCGAGGAGACTCGGTAAGAGCCTTGGGATAAACAACATACCCGACAAGGTCTGTAGCTATGCATGCGTCTACTGCCAGATAGGCAGAACCCTGAGGATGGAGGTTGAGAGGAGGGCTTTCTACGAGCCGGAACTGATCTTCGAGGAGGTTTCGCGGAAGGTCGAGGAGGCAGAAGCGGCCGGGGAAAGGATAGACTACATCACCTTCGTTCCCGACGGGGAGCCGACGCTCGACGTTAACCTGTCCAGGGAGGTGGAGATGCTGAAAACCCTCGGGTTGCCCCTTGCGATACTCACGAACTCCTCGCTGATATGGCGCGAGGACGTCAGGGAGGAGCTTTTTGAGTTCGACTTCGTCTCCCTAAAGCTCGATGCTGTGAGCGACTCTTTCTGGCGCAGGGTGGACAGACCTCACAGGAGCCTCTCGCTTGAGAAAATCCTCGACGGCATGCTGACCTTCGCGGACGGCTTCGGAGGGAAGCTCGTTACCGAGACCATGCTGATAAACGTTGACTACGGTGGAGAACTTGAAAAAATTGCTGACTTTCTGGCGGAGCTCGGGCCGGACAAGGCGTACATAGGAATCCCCACGAGGCCTCCCGCCGAACCGTGGGTCGAACCTGCGAGCGAGGAGACGATACACCTCGCCTACCAGCTGTTCTCGGAGAGGCTCGGCGGGGACCGGGTCGAATACCTCATAGGCTACGAGGGGAACGCCTTCGCCTCAACCGGGAACGTCGAGGAAGACCTGCTGAGCATAACCGCCGTGCACCCGATGAGGGAAGAAGCCGTGAGGGAGCTCCTGAGAAAAGCAGGGGCCGACTGGGACGTGGTGGAAGGGCTTATCCGGGACGGAAAGCTAATCGAACTCGAGTACGGGGGAAGGCGCTTCTACATGCGCGCCCTTCCGAGCAGGAGAAAACCTTAA
- a CDS encoding Rossmann-like domain-containing protein: MLLTEFKKKALKLIDEELKVLDFSFGLPYTYVLIEGKRRKALGVAMTLPEEIGRFDNSIEEPVLEAFIERADSLNIIERSLGMATINAVSQYYIDLSDAKWVDAVELLDGDIEKVAVIGNMPPIVRALRERGFKLYVFERNPKLWDRETLSDSLEYWLLPEVDAVMASASCMINGTLDMLLDRAKNARIFLLTGPTGQVLPEFLRGTGVTHVASMKVVKVERAILQLKLGCFRGFSDESRKYVLEI; encoded by the coding sequence ATGCTGCTGACCGAATTCAAGAAAAAGGCCCTGAAGCTCATCGATGAGGAGCTCAAAGTTCTGGACTTCTCCTTTGGCCTGCCCTACACCTACGTGCTGATTGAGGGGAAGAGGAGAAAAGCCCTCGGCGTTGCCATGACCCTCCCCGAGGAGATAGGGAGATTTGACAACTCCATCGAGGAACCCGTCCTGGAGGCGTTCATTGAAAGGGCCGACAGCCTCAACATCATCGAGAGGTCCCTGGGCATGGCGACGATAAACGCGGTTTCTCAGTACTACATCGACTTGAGTGATGCAAAGTGGGTTGACGCCGTGGAACTGCTCGACGGTGACATCGAGAAGGTAGCCGTCATTGGGAACATGCCGCCGATAGTCAGGGCCCTGCGGGAGAGGGGCTTCAAGCTCTACGTCTTCGAGAGAAACCCGAAGCTCTGGGACAGGGAAACGCTGAGCGATTCCCTGGAGTACTGGCTCCTGCCGGAGGTGGACGCCGTGATGGCGAGCGCCTCCTGCATGATCAACGGAACCCTCGACATGCTCCTCGACAGGGCAAAGAACGCCAGGATTTTCCTCCTGACCGGCCCCACGGGACAGGTCCTCCCGGAGTTCCTCAGGGGCACCGGGGTAACCCACGTGGCCTCGATGAAGGTCGTGAAGGTTGAAAGGGCGATACTCCAGCTGAAGCTCGGCTGCTTCAGGGGCTTCTCCGACGAGAGCAGGAAATACGTCCTCGAAATATGA
- a CDS encoding MFS transporter, protein MSQRVAIAVRNASVANRYRYIPKMPRWFYSFVPFKVATGGSSALVSLYLLELGGNASTVGLTFALASLASMLGALFWGRVSDRTLRRKPFILLGFASVPLFLTAMAFVKTPAQLIAVNTVYAFFLASTLSVPIALVLRSVRKHSWDHAIGKFNEISGWGWVLGLVLGFGLSRFLTMPQLFIAFAILGLPSVFMGERMIREAPIYINRRAIKAFGNYVVEKARYFPSFILHTNFSLPEGLGRFYIAFLLFWIAAGLYFPQMPVLLTSEGYTREVVYLALIANSAVSAMNYTRVGAAMGGGKEGVLRKGLLLRAGAFAVMVLGILLSPVLLPLAVASYILAGYSWAFIGISSTAIVSERAGEKEKGSAMGTYNVVGSAGYIAGSAISGALISSAGFGAAFGLGLALVGGSIALLKK, encoded by the coding sequence ATGAGTCAGAGAGTTGCCATCGCGGTGAGGAACGCATCGGTCGCAAACCGCTACCGCTACATCCCCAAGATGCCCAGGTGGTTCTACTCCTTCGTGCCGTTCAAGGTGGCCACCGGCGGAAGCTCCGCCCTGGTGAGCCTCTACCTCCTGGAACTCGGGGGGAACGCCTCAACCGTTGGATTGACCTTCGCCCTCGCGAGCTTAGCCTCGATGCTCGGCGCGCTGTTCTGGGGCAGGGTGAGCGACAGGACACTGCGGAGGAAGCCGTTCATACTTCTCGGCTTTGCCAGCGTTCCGCTCTTCCTCACGGCGATGGCCTTCGTGAAGACCCCGGCTCAGCTCATCGCGGTAAACACGGTGTATGCATTTTTCCTCGCCTCAACCCTATCGGTTCCCATAGCCCTCGTGCTGAGGAGCGTGAGGAAGCACAGCTGGGACCACGCTATCGGCAAGTTCAACGAGATAAGCGGCTGGGGGTGGGTCCTCGGACTGGTTCTCGGTTTCGGCCTGTCGAGGTTCCTGACCATGCCCCAGCTGTTCATAGCATTTGCCATCCTGGGCCTGCCCTCTGTCTTCATGGGGGAGCGGATGATACGGGAGGCTCCGATATACATCAACAGGCGGGCCATCAAAGCCTTCGGCAACTACGTCGTCGAAAAGGCCCGCTACTTCCCCAGCTTCATACTGCACACCAACTTCAGCCTCCCGGAGGGCCTCGGGAGGTTCTACATAGCCTTCCTGCTCTTCTGGATAGCGGCGGGCCTCTACTTCCCCCAGATGCCGGTGCTCCTCACGAGTGAGGGCTACACGAGGGAGGTCGTGTACCTGGCACTCATAGCCAACTCCGCGGTCTCGGCGATGAACTACACCCGCGTCGGGGCCGCGATGGGGGGAGGGAAGGAAGGGGTCCTGAGAAAGGGGCTGCTCCTCCGCGCCGGGGCCTTTGCTGTGATGGTGCTCGGAATCCTGCTCTCCCCGGTGCTGCTTCCACTGGCCGTTGCCTCCTACATCCTGGCGGGCTACTCCTGGGCCTTCATCGGAATCTCCTCGACTGCCATAGTGAGCGAGAGGGCGGGAGAAAAGGAGAAGGGCAGCGCGATGGGGACTTACAACGTCGTGGGCTCGGCGGGGTACATCGCGGGCAGCGCCATAAGCGGGGCACTCATATCATCGGCGGGATTTGGTGCGGCGTTTGGCCTCGGGCTTGCCCTGGTTGGGGGGAGCATCGCCCTGCTGAAAAAGTGA
- the cdr gene encoding CoA-disulfide reductase, giving the protein MEKTVVIIGGGAAGMSAASRVKKLKPEWDVKVFEATEWVSHAPCGVPYVVEGISPEEKLMHYPPEVFIKKRGIDLHMRAEVIEVDQGAVRVREPDGEHTYEWDYLVFANGASPQVPAIDGCGLEGVFTADLPPDAVAIREYMEKHDVRNVAVIGTGYIALEMAEAFVAQGKNVTLIGRSERILRKTFDKEITDIVEEKLKAHLNLRLQELTMRFEGDGKVERVITDAGEYPADMVIVATGIKPNTELARELGVRIGETGAIWTNERMETSVENVYAAGDVAETRHLITGRRVWIPLAPPGNKMGYVAGSNIAGRDVIFPGVLGTSVTKFLDLEIGKTGLTEAEAIREGYDVRTAFIKAGTRPHYYPGSKPIWLKGVVDNETNKLLGVQVVGAEILPRIDTAATMLTAGFTTKDAFFTDLAYAPPFAPVWDPLIVLARVLKF; this is encoded by the coding sequence ATGGAGAAGACGGTGGTTATCATAGGCGGTGGAGCGGCTGGAATGAGCGCGGCTTCGCGCGTTAAGAAGCTCAAACCCGAGTGGGACGTCAAGGTCTTCGAGGCAACGGAGTGGGTCAGCCACGCTCCCTGCGGCGTGCCCTACGTCGTTGAGGGCATCTCGCCGGAGGAGAAGCTCATGCACTACCCGCCCGAGGTCTTCATCAAGAAGAGGGGCATAGACCTCCACATGAGGGCTGAGGTCATTGAGGTTGACCAGGGGGCGGTCAGGGTCAGGGAACCCGATGGGGAGCACACCTACGAGTGGGACTACCTCGTCTTCGCCAACGGTGCCTCCCCCCAGGTTCCGGCCATAGATGGCTGCGGCCTTGAGGGGGTTTTCACCGCAGACCTTCCGCCCGACGCAGTCGCGATAAGGGAGTACATGGAAAAGCACGATGTCAGGAACGTCGCCGTCATTGGAACGGGCTACATAGCCCTCGAGATGGCCGAGGCCTTCGTTGCCCAGGGCAAGAACGTCACCCTCATCGGCAGAAGCGAGCGCATCCTCAGGAAAACCTTCGACAAGGAGATCACCGACATCGTTGAGGAGAAGCTCAAAGCCCACCTCAACCTCCGCCTTCAGGAACTGACGATGCGCTTTGAGGGCGATGGAAAAGTCGAGAGGGTTATCACGGACGCCGGTGAGTACCCCGCAGATATGGTGATCGTGGCGACGGGCATAAAGCCCAACACCGAGCTCGCGAGGGAGCTGGGGGTCAGGATTGGAGAGACCGGGGCCATCTGGACCAACGAGAGGATGGAAACCAGCGTCGAGAACGTCTACGCCGCCGGTGACGTCGCCGAGACGAGGCACCTGATAACAGGCAGGCGCGTCTGGATACCGCTTGCCCCGCCCGGAAACAAGATGGGATACGTTGCCGGAAGCAACATCGCCGGAAGGGACGTGATCTTCCCGGGCGTTCTCGGAACGAGTGTAACCAAGTTCCTTGACCTGGAAATAGGAAAAACCGGTTTAACCGAGGCGGAGGCCATCAGGGAGGGCTACGACGTCAGGACGGCATTCATAAAAGCCGGCACGAGGCCGCATTATTATCCGGGTTCAAAGCCGATATGGCTCAAGGGGGTCGTTGACAACGAGACCAATAAACTCCTCGGCGTTCAGGTCGTCGGCGCCGAGATACTGCCCAGGATAGACACGGCCGCAACGATGCTCACCGCGGGCTTCACCACGAAGGATGCCTTCTTCACGGATCTGGCCTACGCACCGCCCTTCGCCCCGGTCTGGGACCCCCTCATAGTCCTTGCCAGGGTTCTCAAGTTCTGA